A genomic region of Acidobacteriota bacterium contains the following coding sequences:
- a CDS encoding FixH family protein, which translates to MRKTVLFICLLTIIGVITLFTSCSSGAQPTAENPVQGKVIKSGSINNLTVSVSSDTGKVKNGEQELMLAFTDASGKAVDVGAASLNFYMPAMGSMGAMNNAAALTTTGTPGVYRGKVKIEMTGGWEMQITYEGPAGKGKTSIPVTAQ; encoded by the coding sequence ATGAGAAAGACAGTTTTATTCATTTGCTTATTGACCATCATTGGGGTGATCACCTTATTCACGTCGTGCAGTTCCGGCGCGCAGCCTACGGCCGAAAACCCGGTGCAGGGAAAAGTCATCAAAAGCGGTTCGATCAACAATTTGACGGTTTCGGTATCAAGCGACACCGGCAAAGTCAAAAACGGCGAGCAGGAACTAATGCTTGCTTTTACGGATGCTTCGGGCAAAGCGGTTGATGTGGGAGCGGCTTCGCTAAATTTCTACATGCCTGCGATGGGTTCGATGGGGGCGATGAACAACGCAGCGGCTTTGACCACAACTGGCACGCCCGGCGTTTATCGCGGCAAAGTCAAGATTGAGATGACCGGCGGATGGGAGATGCAGATCACTTACGAAGGTCCGGCGGGAAAAGGAAAAACATCGATTCCCGTAACGGCGCAATAA
- a CDS encoding sigma-54-dependent Fis family transcriptional regulator: MKEANAKILLVDDDDSLRRVLEFQLSEAGHSVVSESDGREALKSYSAEDFDCVITDWRMPKITGSQLVQQATAINSEVPIIVITAFGDVDTAVEAMRGGAFDFITKPFNRQEILLTVEKALKYGRALAENRRLRRQIHEDFRIENVIGTSDRMLQVFDLVERVSKTSVTVLIEGESGTGKELIAKGIHFSGTRKSNRFIAINCAAIPETLIEAELFGYKKGAFTGAVGESRGKFEEANGGTLFLDEISAMPLQSQTRLLRVLQEQEVTRLGENTPRKIDARIIAATNENLPDLIKENAFREDLYYRLAVVPITIPPLRERREDLPVLTEHFVTRSASKHGMRPPKIARDVFKVFFDYPWMGNVRELENLVERMVVLSDGDTLTLNDVPESVKNPFSTKGELWFDLPFEPINLEALEREIIRSSLLRHDGNQSQTSKYLGITRSALIYRIQKYDLDESGSSITDD, from the coding sequence ATGAAAGAAGCGAACGCCAAAATCTTGCTCGTCGATGATGATGATTCCTTGCGCCGCGTCCTTGAATTCCAGCTTTCGGAGGCCGGGCATTCTGTCGTAAGCGAGAGTGACGGCAGGGAAGCGTTGAAGTCGTATTCCGCAGAAGACTTTGACTGCGTGATAACCGATTGGCGAATGCCGAAAATAACAGGGTCGCAATTGGTTCAGCAGGCGACGGCGATCAACAGCGAAGTGCCCATCATTGTTATTACCGCGTTCGGAGATGTCGATACAGCGGTCGAAGCTATGCGCGGTGGGGCTTTTGATTTTATTACCAAGCCCTTTAACCGTCAGGAAATTCTGCTTACAGTCGAGAAAGCATTAAAATACGGCCGAGCCTTAGCGGAAAATAGACGGCTGAGACGTCAGATCCACGAAGACTTTCGGATCGAGAACGTTATCGGAACATCTGACAGGATGCTTCAAGTTTTTGATCTGGTTGAGCGGGTGTCAAAGACAAGCGTAACGGTTTTGATCGAAGGCGAGTCGGGGACCGGAAAGGAATTGATCGCGAAAGGTATACACTTTTCCGGCACGCGCAAAAGTAATCGGTTTATTGCCATCAACTGTGCCGCCATACCGGAAACACTAATCGAAGCTGAGCTATTCGGATATAAAAAAGGAGCTTTTACTGGTGCGGTTGGAGAATCAAGGGGTAAATTTGAGGAAGCTAACGGCGGCACGTTGTTTCTTGATGAGATAAGCGCCATGCCTCTCCAGTCGCAAACAAGGCTTTTGAGGGTTTTACAGGAGCAGGAAGTGACACGCCTGGGCGAAAATACCCCGCGAAAGATAGATGCTCGAATAATTGCTGCCACCAACGAAAACCTGCCCGATCTTATAAAAGAAAACGCTTTCCGCGAGGATCTTTACTACCGGCTCGCGGTAGTTCCGATCACGATTCCGCCGCTGCGTGAACGCCGCGAGGATCTACCGGTCTTGACCGAACATTTTGTCACGCGATCCGCCTCGAAACATGGTATGAGGCCGCCAAAGATTGCGCGCGACGTTTTCAAGGTATTTTTCGATTACCCTTGGATGGGAAATGTTCGCGAGCTTGAGAATCTGGTCGAAAGAATGGTGGTACTTTCCGACGGCGATACTCTAACTCTCAACGACGTCCCCGAAAGCGTGAAAAACCCTTTTTCAACAAAAGGGGAGTTGTGGTTTGACCTGCCTTTCGAGCCGATAAATCTAGAAGCCCTAGAACGGGAAATTATACGTAGCTCGCTTCTCAGGCATGACGGAAATCAGTCACAAACATCAAAATATTTAGGTATTACTCGAAGCGCCCTTATATATCGGATACAGAAGTACGATTTAGACGAGTCGGGTTCCAGCATTACGGACGATTAA
- a CDS encoding TolC family protein, with protein MFRKLMYVVIATAATAYSQDTTSANAIGVGSANIVSRPAVAPAERRLVIPFAERYYSQADGMSLAEIVRLAIANNGNIKIAQLEIEKARARLTQAGLRSNPTLEVEQSTGRIVGSPGDRLLSVGFSLPVDVYGQRQKRIDLARAEITLREAELITRQREVTGQVFNTYAEALASLKELQVLDDLLELDTQTVRFVQTRVNEGETAPLELSLLQTEVERLGTTRDCRRQHPNGVDQTEILCRNCLRPAPKTHRGNFRSSDSTTANNNRNRHLGCTKVKARIASCRARRTTRECWVSARSFTE; from the coding sequence ATGTTTAGAAAATTAATGTATGTCGTCATTGCGACGGCTGCTACTGCGTATTCGCAGGATACTACCAGTGCAAACGCAATCGGTGTCGGCTCAGCCAACATCGTTTCAAGACCGGCCGTCGCTCCGGCAGAAAGACGATTGGTTATCCCGTTTGCCGAACGCTACTACAGTCAGGCGGACGGCATGTCCCTTGCCGAGATCGTGCGGCTTGCCATCGCCAATAATGGAAATATCAAGATCGCCCAACTTGAGATCGAAAAGGCCAGAGCTCGGCTTACCCAGGCTGGGTTGCGATCGAATCCGACGCTCGAAGTTGAGCAGTCAACCGGAAGAATCGTAGGTTCGCCCGGAGATCGTCTGTTGAGTGTTGGTTTTTCTCTGCCGGTTGATGTTTACGGGCAGAGGCAAAAGCGGATCGATCTCGCACGAGCGGAGATCACATTACGCGAAGCGGAACTTATAACTCGACAGCGTGAGGTCACAGGTCAGGTTTTTAATACCTATGCCGAAGCACTTGCCTCTCTTAAAGAATTACAGGTTTTGGACGACCTTCTGGAACTGGACACACAAACGGTTCGCTTTGTACAGACTCGGGTTAACGAGGGCGAAACCGCACCGCTTGAATTGAGTCTCCTGCAAACCGAGGTCGAGCGGCTTGGCACGACGAGAGATTGCAGACGGCAGCATCCAAACGGCGTTGACCAAACTGAAATTCTATGCCGGAATTGCTTACGACCAGCCCCTAAAACTCATCGAGGAAATTTCCGCAGCTCAGATTCCACAACTGCCAACAACAATCGAAACAGGCATCTCGGTTGCACAAAGGTCAAGGCCCGAATTGCGAGTTGCAGAGCTCGAAGAACAACTCGCGAGTGCTGGGTTTCGGCTCGTTCGTTCACAGAGTAA
- a CDS encoding methyltransferase domain-containing protein produces the protein MPALSFDWLTPFYDPVVRLTTREEIFKRALVEQTGIEAEHRVLDLACGTATLSILLKEKQPQAQVVGIDGDAKILEIAKTKVRKARLEIQFDEGISFELPYKDESFSRVTSSLFFHHLTRENKAKTLSEVRRVLKPNGEFHVADWGLPASWLMRGSSYLIQLLDGFETTADSFDGLLPQLMAEAGLASIEETAHFNSLFGTIRLHKCSRQVILEDK, from the coding sequence ATCCCGGCTTTGAGTTTTGATTGGCTTACACCTTTCTACGACCCGGTTGTCCGTTTGACCACGCGTGAGGAGATTTTCAAAAGGGCTTTAGTAGAACAAACCGGGATTGAAGCTGAACATCGCGTCCTCGATCTCGCTTGTGGCACTGCGACGCTTTCTATTTTGCTGAAAGAAAAACAACCGCAGGCCCAGGTTGTCGGAATTGATGGTGATGCAAAGATCTTGGAAATCGCAAAAACGAAGGTGCGTAAGGCCCGTCTTGAGATTCAGTTCGACGAGGGCATTTCGTTTGAGTTGCCATACAAGGACGAATCGTTCAGCCGGGTTACTTCCAGCCTTTTCTTTCATCACTTAACGCGGGAAAATAAGGCGAAAACACTAAGCGAAGTAAGACGTGTGCTCAAGCCAAATGGCGAGTTTCACGTCGCGGACTGGGGACTACCCGCTAGCTGGCTAATGCGTGGGTCGTCGTATTTGATCCAGCTTCTGGACGGTTTTGAAACGACCGCAGATAGTTTCGACGGTCTATTGCCGCAGTTGATGGCAGAGGCAGGGTTAGCTTCGATAGAGGAAACGGCTCATTTCAACAGCTTGTTTGGGACAATTAGATTGCACAAATGCAGTAGGCAAGTCATCCTGGAGGACAAATGA
- a CDS encoding DUF2911 domain-containing protein → MVSRICCFHRRRHLVLNSRFCPKGKTIGIDKEGEFHVSSPIRIGDRIVEKGMYQIYRVDINTTPFIVIRKVAMTYFGKTMGSMKRGDEVVRLKCTIQRVDEQNKKSNILFLQALAEERVALQVWFRHEKSNVFYRFVSCEAVLTAWARPK, encoded by the coding sequence ATTGTTTCTAGGATTTGCTGTTTCCATCGCCGTCGTCATCTTGTTCTCAATTCCAGGTTTTGCCCAAAAGGAAAAACAATCGGTATCGACAAAGAAGGAGAATTTCACGTTTCGTCGCCAATAAGAATTGGCGATCGGATAGTCGAAAAAGGGATGTATCAGATTTATAGGGTCGACATAAATACGACGCCGTTTATTGTAATTCGAAAAGTTGCGATGACTTACTTTGGAAAAACAATGGGTAGTATGAAGCGAGGTGACGAGGTGGTCAGACTGAAATGCACCATTCAGCGGGTCGATGAACAAAACAAAAAGTCAAATATTTTGTTTCTACAAGCATTAGCCGAAGAGCGTGTAGCCCTTCAGGTGTGGTTTCGTCACGAAAAGTCAAATGTATTCTACCGATTCGTGAGTTGTGAGGCCGTACTGACAGCGTGGGCTCGTCCGAAGTGA
- a CDS encoding TolC family protein, which translates to MRVAELEEQLASAGFRLVRSQSKPDVTAYTRYTQGRSSIDLPIGSFPQSTDRSLTFGVSIGLPVFDKKQGAKAEAEIAIRQAQERRLFADAIIRNEVVTAFQRIEAAKRALRTLETAVIPRSLENVETIRKVYELGQIKITDLIAEQRKLLEANRDLTEALTLRYRSQAELFIAIGANLEN; encoded by the coding sequence TTGCGAGTTGCAGAGCTCGAAGAACAACTCGCGAGTGCTGGGTTTCGGCTCGTTCGTTCACAGAGTAAGCCCGATGTCACTGCGTATACGCGTTATACGCAAGGGCGGTCGAGTATCGATCTGCCAATTGGATCATTCCCGCAGAGTACGGATCGCAGTCTTACATTTGGCGTGTCAATCGGATTGCCGGTCTTTGACAAAAAACAAGGGGCCAAAGCTGAGGCCGAAATAGCAATACGCCAAGCACAGGAGAGGCGTTTATTTGCCGACGCGATAATTCGGAACGAGGTTGTTACTGCTTTTCAACGGATCGAGGCAGCAAAACGGGCATTGCGAACGCTTGAAACGGCAGTTATTCCGCGTTCTTTAGAAAATGTCGAAACCATTCGAAAGGTATATGAGCTAGGACAAATAAAGATCACCGACCTCATTGCCGAGCAGCGAAAATTGCTCGAAGCAAATCGAGATCTAACCGAAGCACTCACCTTACGATACCGCTCGCAGGCCGAGCTTTTCATCGCTATCGGAGCCAACTTGGAGAACTAA
- a CDS encoding cation transporter has product MEKTIFQINGMDCPSEENLVRVKLDGVAEIRHLDFDIPNRQLTVFHDGQLDQIEFRIDELDLDSKAIRTEEAVDASFVDDHRSQRNLLWIVLAINFGFFAIEITTGLISGSMGLIADSLDMLADAFVYAISLFAVGGTVARKRNVARLAGYFQISLAVIGFIEVIRRFIGVEEVPDFLTMIIVSTLALAANGFCLYLLQRSKSKEAHMQASTIFTSNDVIINLGVITAGILVSLLGSNKPDLIIGTIVFVVVVRGALKILKLGR; this is encoded by the coding sequence ATGGAAAAAACGATCTTTCAGATAAATGGGATGGATTGCCCCTCGGAGGAGAATTTGGTGCGCGTGAAGCTCGACGGAGTGGCGGAAATCAGACATCTCGACTTCGACATTCCCAATCGGCAGTTGACGGTTTTTCATGACGGACAGCTTGATCAGATCGAGTTTCGGATAGACGAGCTTGATCTGGACAGCAAGGCAATTCGAACCGAGGAAGCGGTCGACGCTTCTTTTGTAGACGACCACCGAAGCCAGCGGAATTTGTTATGGATCGTGCTGGCGATCAATTTTGGCTTCTTCGCGATTGAAATTACTACCGGCCTTATTTCCGGCTCGATGGGACTAATCGCCGATAGCCTCGACATGCTTGCCGACGCATTCGTTTACGCCATCAGTCTTTTCGCGGTAGGTGGAACAGTTGCGAGAAAGCGGAATGTCGCAAGGCTCGCCGGATATTTCCAGATCAGCTTAGCCGTGATCGGTTTCATCGAGGTCATTCGAAGATTTATCGGTGTCGAGGAAGTCCCTGATTTCCTCACCATGATAATTGTTTCGACGCTGGCCTTGGCGGCGAATGGCTTTTGCCTCTATTTGCTTCAAAGGTCGAAAAGCAAAGAAGCCCACATGCAGGCGAGTACAATCTTTACCTCAAACGACGTGATCATCAATTTAGGCGTCATCACGGCAGGCATTTTGGTCAGCCTGTTGGGATCGAACAAGCCTGACTTGATCATCGGGACAATTGTTTTTGTTGTGGTCGTCAGGGGTGCGCTTAAGATCTTGAAGCTCGGAAGATGA
- a CDS encoding DUF4198 domain-containing protein, which produces MKKQTIFASILSLSLVASIFAHDLFLKTDSYFLKPNSNFTVKVMNGTFLASEGAVTFARLNDVSVVSGGNRVHPVEADLTKDETTAFLNLTTGAAGTYVVGLSTKSREIALKAAEFNEYLREDGLPDTLEERRKTEELEKDAKERYAKHVKAILQVGKTQTDDYKAILGYPVELVPQQNPYKLKKGDTMEVLCLKDGKPLADQVVLAGREESGKIKTSPELRSDAKGIVKLKLDGSGKWYVKFINMSKLADPNLNYESKWTTLTFEMK; this is translated from the coding sequence ATGAAAAAACAAACAATCTTTGCATCTATTTTATCGCTGTCGCTGGTCGCGTCGATCTTTGCGCACGATCTGTTTCTCAAAACGGACAGCTATTTCCTGAAGCCTAACTCGAACTTTACCGTCAAGGTGATGAACGGAACGTTTCTAGCAAGCGAGGGAGCGGTTACGTTCGCCCGGCTAAACGACGTGAGCGTCGTTTCAGGTGGAAATCGTGTGCATCCGGTGGAAGCCGACCTTACCAAAGACGAGACGACCGCGTTTCTGAACCTGACAACCGGAGCGGCGGGAACCTATGTCGTCGGGCTTTCAACTAAGTCCCGCGAGATCGCTCTAAAAGCGGCAGAATTCAACGAGTATCTCCGTGAAGACGGTCTACCCGACACTCTGGAAGAACGCCGCAAGACGGAAGAACTCGAAAAGGATGCAAAAGAGCGTTACGCAAAGCATGTCAAGGCAATTTTGCAGGTTGGCAAAACTCAGACTGATGATTACAAAGCTATTCTTGGATATCCCGTCGAACTCGTCCCTCAGCAGAATCCTTACAAGCTTAAAAAGGGTGACACGATGGAAGTCCTGTGCCTGAAGGACGGGAAGCCACTCGCGGATCAAGTCGTTCTCGCCGGTCGCGAGGAAAGCGGAAAGATCAAAACGTCACCAGAACTCAGAAGCGACGCGAAGGGCATTGTGAAGTTGAAACTCGACGGATCAGGGAAGTGGTATGTCAAGTTTATCAACATGAGCAAACTCGCCGATCCAAACCTAAACTACGAATCAAAATGGACAACGCTTACTTTTGAGATGAAATGA
- a CDS encoding DUF4198 domain-containing protein, producing the protein MPTEAGTQVVGVSTSWRENALAAKEFNEYLPAEGIPDILENRTRDGELGKDARYRYSKYVKTIFQAGNKATDNYNTILGYAVEMVPQQNPYMLKKGSALDILCLKDGKPLAGQIVTTGYEIAGRMLGETSARTDKDGMLKVKLSGSGKWYAKFINMVKIDDPKLNYESKWATLTFEIK; encoded by the coding sequence GTGCCGACTGAGGCCGGGACTCAGGTAGTGGGTGTCTCTACCAGTTGGCGTGAGAACGCTCTTGCGGCAAAAGAATTCAATGAGTACCTGCCCGCCGAAGGCATTCCCGATATTTTGGAAAACCGAACACGTGACGGAGAGCTCGGTAAGGACGCACGTTACCGTTATTCGAAATATGTCAAAACGATCTTCCAGGCGGGCAATAAAGCAACCGATAATTACAATACGATCCTTGGCTATGCCGTCGAAATGGTGCCTCAGCAAAATCCTTATATGCTAAAGAAAGGAAGTGCGCTGGATATTTTGTGTCTCAAGGACGGCAAACCGCTCGCCGGCCAGATCGTTACAACCGGTTATGAGATAGCGGGCAGAATGCTGGGCGAAACCAGTGCCCGTACCGACAAGGACGGCATGCTCAAAGTCAAATTATCCGGCTCCGGCAAGTGGTACGCCAAGTTTATAAACATGGTAAAGATCGACGATCCGAAACTAAATTACGAATCCAAATGGGCGACCCTGACTTTTGAAATCAAGTAG
- a CDS encoding cation transporter, with translation MGHGHTHEISAAGRNKKPLMIVFCLTFFYLIVEVIGGFWTGSLALLADAGHMLTDVAGVGLALLAIRFAEKPASPERTYGYYRVEILAAMTNAIILIFISIYILYEAYERFKNPPEVQSAAMIGVASIGLVVNIVGMVILRSGSKESLNMKGAYYEVLSDTLTSVGVIIAGIIMLTTGWYYADPLISAGIGLFILPRTWALLKDAVAVLLEGTPSDVNIANVRDKLSKIEGVAEIHDLHVWSLTSGVNALSVHAVLAEGAEHDDVLQRVHDSCTSECKISHLTAQTEREGFACHETHI, from the coding sequence ATGGGACACGGACACACACACGAAATATCGGCGGCAGGGCGGAATAAGAAACCGCTAATGATCGTCTTTTGCCTAACGTTCTTTTATTTGATCGTCGAGGTAATTGGCGGATTTTGGACGGGCAGTTTGGCGTTGCTTGCAGATGCCGGGCATATGCTGACAGATGTTGCGGGCGTCGGTTTAGCCTTGCTCGCCATACGGTTTGCTGAAAAGCCAGCATCGCCCGAAAGGACGTACGGCTATTACCGCGTCGAGATACTCGCGGCGATGACGAACGCCATCATCCTGATATTTATTTCGATCTACATCCTTTACGAAGCATACGAACGCTTCAAAAACCCTCCCGAAGTGCAGAGTGCTGCGATGATCGGCGTCGCATCGATTGGGTTGGTGGTCAATATTGTCGGTATGGTTATACTGCGTTCCGGCTCCAAAGAAAGCCTGAACATGAAAGGCGCTTATTATGAGGTTCTTTCAGACACGCTTACGTCTGTCGGAGTAATAATCGCCGGAATAATCATGCTCACGACTGGCTGGTACTATGCCGATCCGTTAATTTCGGCGGGAATCGGCCTGTTTATCTTGCCGCGAACGTGGGCGTTGCTAAAGGATGCAGTCGCTGTCTTGCTCGAAGGTACGCCGTCTGACGTAAACATAGCCAACGTGCGAGACAAACTTTCAAAGATCGAAGGCGTTGCCGAGATTCACGACCTTCACGTATGGTCGCTTACATCGGGCGTAAATGCCTTGAGCGTCCACGCCGTGCTTGCCGAGGGAGCCGAACACGACGACGTTCTGCAACGTGTCCACGATTCATGCACGAGCGAGTGTAAGATCTCACACCTAACCGCCCAAACCGAACGCGAGGGCTTTGCGTGTCACGAGACACATATCTAA
- a CDS encoding efflux RND transporter periplasmic adaptor subunit has protein sequence MATALVGGRIEKVFYGVGDNVQKGAVLAVISSPQLAQMHGKMHEAKTKYELAQRNLSRVQKAENRVAVLQAKARLDEADATLKRTKRLVELGAGAGKDLMTAETAQRTAKADYDFQSNIALNKELQEAQAEVETARVDLKHIEDELRSLGVPVESNKPDDHRSDTSLVSLRSPLSGVVTERKFNSGAGIEAAVPIFSISNLGTVYVIANVPEANMARLRVGSVAEITSPAIGTVSGRVSYIDPQLDETTRTGRVRLEVPNAQGKLRAGMFAEVGFYSGTNEATGEELVVPSSSTANGRQNDSICSTRR, from the coding sequence ATGGCGACGGCATTAGTTGGCGGAAGAATCGAAAAAGTTTTCTACGGTGTTGGTGACAATGTGCAAAAGGGAGCAGTGCTTGCCGTTATTTCGAGTCCGCAGCTTGCTCAAATGCACGGCAAAATGCACGAGGCTAAGACGAAGTATGAGCTGGCCCAACGAAACCTTTCACGTGTACAAAAGGCCGAGAACCGCGTCGCAGTATTGCAGGCGAAAGCTCGACTGGACGAAGCCGACGCTACTTTGAAAAGGACAAAGCGGCTGGTCGAGCTCGGAGCAGGAGCGGGAAAAGATCTAATGACAGCCGAGACAGCGCAGAGAACCGCCAAAGCGGATTACGATTTTCAATCCAATATTGCTCTAAACAAAGAATTGCAGGAAGCACAGGCTGAGGTTGAAACCGCCAGGGTTGATCTTAAACATATAGAGGACGAGTTACGCTCGCTCGGCGTTCCTGTCGAATCGAACAAACCCGACGATCATCGTAGCGATACATCGCTCGTTTCCTTAAGATCCCCACTTTCCGGTGTCGTCACCGAAAGAAAATTCAATTCCGGTGCAGGTATCGAGGCGGCAGTTCCGATCTTTTCTATTTCAAATCTCGGCACTGTTTATGTCATCGCAAATGTTCCAGAGGCGAACATGGCGAGGCTTCGGGTTGGTTCCGTTGCGGAGATCACGTCGCCTGCTATAGGCACGGTCAGCGGACGTGTTTCATACATTGATCCGCAATTAGACGAGACAACCAGAACCGGACGTGTTCGGCTTGAGGTTCCAAATGCTCAGGGCAAATTACGGGCTGGAATGTTCGCGGAGGTTGGATTCTACTCGGGAACAAATGAAGCGACAGGCGAGGAACTCGTTGTGCCTTCGAGCAGTACAGCGAACGGCCGACAAAACGATAGTATTTGTTCCACGAGACGATGA
- a CDS encoding P-II family nitrogen regulator encodes MKLIIAIVRPFTVEKIVTAFENIEGFPGMTLIDSEGFGQRMRTGAYDALDPFKANKRIEIAVNDQMADDIVAAIKNNAHTGKRATA; translated from the coding sequence GTGAAACTGATAATCGCAATAGTGCGGCCTTTTACGGTGGAGAAGATCGTGACAGCCTTCGAGAACATCGAAGGCTTTCCCGGAATGACCTTGATAGATTCCGAAGGATTTGGCCAACGAATGCGTACCGGAGCATACGACGCACTTGATCCATTCAAGGCGAACAAACGAATTGAGATCGCGGTGAATGACCAAATGGCCGACGATATCGTTGCGGCAATCAAGAACAACGCTCACACAGGCAAAAGGGCGACGGCATAA